The proteins below are encoded in one region of Gopherus flavomarginatus isolate rGopFla2 chromosome 12, rGopFla2.mat.asm, whole genome shotgun sequence:
- the LOC127032876 gene encoding olfactory receptor 14A16-like, which produces MSNQTTMTGFLLLGFSDIRELQILHFIVFLVLYLISLLGNLLIITAIALDHHLHTPMYFFLMNLSILDFSSISVTIPKSMANSLMNTRSISYCGCVVQVFFFVFFASANLAILTIMAYDRYIAICQPLHYEMVMNRRACVQIAASAWISGILYSAVHTGNTFVISFCGGNMVDQFFCEIPQLLHLACSDSNIGEVVVISLGVLLGLICFAFITVSYVQIFKTVLRIPSEQGRHKAFSTCLPHLIVVSLFLFTGTFAFLKPTSNSTSDRNLLVAVLYSIMPPMMNPIIYSMRNKEMKGALSKLIGWRLFSKNKMSIFLH; this is translated from the coding sequence atgtccaaccaaaccaccATGACTggattccttctcctgggattctctgacattAGAGAACTgcagattttacattttattgtatttctaGTGCTTTACTTGATATCCCTGCTGGGGAACcttctcatcatcacagccatagccctggaccaccatcttcacacccccatgtacttcttcctgatgaatctgtccatccTAGACTTCAGttccatctctgtcaccatccccaaatccatggcaaATTCCCTCATGAACACCAGATCGATTTCTTATTGTGGATGTGTTGTCCAAGTCTTTTTTTTCGTattctttgcttcagcaaatTTGGCCATACTGACCATTATGGCATATGACCGATACATAGCCATCTGCCAGCCACTTCACTATGAGAtggtgatgaacaggagagcttgtgtccaaatagcagccagtgcctggatcagtggTATTCTCTATTCTGCGGTGCACACGGGGAACACATTTGTGATATCCTTCTGTGGAGGCAATATGGTGGATCaattcttctgtgaaatcccccagctcctccacctCGCCTGCTCTGACTCAAACATCGGTGAAGTTGTTGTTATTTCTCTTGGTGTGCTTTTAGGTTTAATCTGCTTTGCTTTTATAActgtgtcatatgttcagatcttcaaaacgGTGCTGAGAATCCCTTCTGAGCAAGGccggcataaagccttctccacctgcctccctcacctcattgtggtctccTTATTCCTTTTCACTGGCACCTTTGCCTTTCTGAAACCCACCTCCAACTCAACCTCAGATCGGAatctcttggtggctgttctctattcCATAATGCCCCCAATGATGAATCcaatcatctacagcatgagaaaCAAGGAAATGAAAGGTGCACTGAGTAAACTGATAGGTTGGAGATTATTCAGCAAGAATAAAATGTCTATATTTCTTCACTGA